The following proteins come from a genomic window of Phacochoerus africanus isolate WHEZ1 chromosome 9, ROS_Pafr_v1, whole genome shotgun sequence:
- the ODF3L1 gene encoding outer dense fiber protein 3-like protein 1 → MKLPKGARNPVFYGQHPEKKVQVPSRQEVKQTPVVLATIKGPGPAKYLRPSCTGYVDHDISMFQEPAYTLHTRHSEKRIVEICSPGPCYFLDPKVTRFGMSSCPQVPMAERISNLRLSSTPASCHYHLEKTPPPGERRAPQYTFGSRCRYRVTDPNPGPNQYQLPLLLGPNLPANRAAPCYSLGPSDKNWFYKENVAGGPGPAMHIRPEPSIYQNRGPIYSMAKRFAYPVDHMPRPGPGSHEVQQVTVHKPRTPAFSMGVKHSPHLCPLVIDIHD, encoded by the exons ATGAAACTGCCCAAGGGGGCCAGGAACCCTGTGTTCTATGGGCAGCACCCAGAGAAGAAGGTGCAGGTGCCCTCGAGGCAGGAGGTAAAGCAGACCCCTGTGGTCCTGGCAACCATCAAAG GTCCCGGGCCTGCCAAGTACCTCCGGCCATCCTGCACCGGCTACGTAGACCATGATATCTCCATGTTCCAGGAGCCGGCCTACACCCTGCACACCCGGCACTCGGAGAAGC GGATTGTGGAGATATGCAGCCCTGGGCCTTGCTATTTCTTGGATCCTAAAGTAACTCGGTTTGGAATGTCCAGCTGCCCTCAGGTTCCCATGGCAGAGCGCATCTCTAACCTGC GCCTGAGCTccaccccagcctcctgccaTTACCACTTGGAGAAGACCCCCCCACCTGGGGAACGCAGGGCTCCCCAGTACACCTTTGGCTCCCGGTGTCGGTACCGAGTGACGGATCCCAATCCGGGCCCCAATCAGTACCAGCTGCCACTCCTGCTGGGGCCCAACCTGCCCGCCAACCGAGCTGCTCCTTGCTACAGCTTGGGCCCCTCAGACAAGAACTGGTTCTACAAGGAGAATGTGGCAGGAGGGCCTGGACCAGCCATGCACATCCGACCTGAGCCATCCATCTACCAGAATCGCGGCCCCATCTACAGCATGGCCAAGCGCTTTGCCTACCCAGTGGACCACATGCCTCGACCGGGCCCTGGCTCCCATGAGGTCCAGCAGGTCACGGTGCACAAGCCCCGCACGCCTGCTTTCAGCATGGGCGTCAAGCACTCGCCCCACCTGTGCCCGCTGGTCATTGATATTCACGACTGA